tgtcattttttcttctcgttttatatatagatagattttcAGTAAAAGATGAATCAGACTCGAAATTGATATACATAAAAACTTAATCAAATAAATACTTCAACTTCTTTAAGGCTATATAAACACATCTTATTGGTACAAGTGTGACTCACAATCACCCTCATCCaacaatttgatttttaatttttaaagacaACTATATATGaagttatttaaataaagttattGTTGTAGAccaatttttattgtttaaagTTGGAAGagaatttgattttcaaaaacaacaaagaTAGACACTTAAAATTGACATTAATTatcaaagaaattttaatgGACTCGTGAACACCTTAATTTGACATATCACACATTTGAAGTACACATATTGTGTACTTGAATGAATCAATATGGATTAATTTGAATCATATTTTCAACtcaaatcaatttaaattttaaataaattatattttttggattaaaatgagttaaatttaacaaataactGGTTATTGTCATATCAAACTTAAACAAATAgatatatcatatttttattgatcAAATAATTTGACATTCTTATcaaccaataaaaaaattaaaattataaattaaaactttGCTAACATCCTACATGAGTAGGATCAAGAGATGTTAATTCATAAATGATTAAGTGATAAATAAATCGaggaaaatatttataaaattaatagtgCCACATatcaagagtttttttttaatacttatagataaaaataaaattagagaCATCCACTAGGACACGCCACAGTTGATTCATCTAATAAATCAAAACTCTATATTCTCTCTTCCAAAAATTATCTTCCtccaaattctgaatttttaCGAAAAAGAAGATAAACTATAGGagaatatatacatattttgatTGTGaggtaaatttaatttaattacccACCAAATGATGCTTAAATAATGGAGCCCCATAACAATTCGGATTCTAATTTTGCTACTCAAGGACAAGTCGATCCTTCTTCAACTTCTTATTCTAGGGTTTCTAATCCACTTCTTCAATCGGTAATTCTCTCTGCAATTCTTCATCTTTTACCATTTCTTATattgattgatttttattttttaattttttggatttGTTGTATATGCTTTGCTGTTCGATTTGGTTGAACTTGATCAGACGAACCGATATTTGTTTGAGCTGCTGTTAAATCGATTTTGACTGGTGCAGAGTTTTGGGGTTTTGCTTCAATTGCATAAAGTTATTGTCTTTATTAGTAAAATTTTCGGtgtttcaacattttttattttggttagTTGTTGAATTTATTGTTGAGATAATCTGAAGAAATTTGGGCTATTTTGCTACCCAAGGTGtagcctagtggtcaatgaagtgggttgaggATGGTGAGGTCTCACATTCAAATCCCATCAGGGACAAAAACACCAAGGTGATATCTTTTTATCTGTTTTAGCCTTGGTAGATAGTCTTGGTACCTATCCCAAGAGGGAGGTGGCAGGTATACCGTGGAATTTGCCAATTGCGGTACCCACTTTTAGAATTGGATATGGTGTGTTAGATATGATTACCATATCGAAATCAATACTTCTGATAAGAGGCCCTCGACAAACCGTCTGCCAATCCAACAGAACCCCGAATCTCTGACACTGAGGTGGGCCTAGCCCAGTCACGGACCACCTCAATCTTCACTGGGTGTGGAATTAGCCGATCGGGACACCacggttatcaaaaaagaatTGGCCTATTTTAGTTAAGGAATTGTTGAGCTTTCAAGAGTAAAAAAATGTGGATTTtgttatgttataacttatatcATTCTTATGGAGATTtgactttataaaaaaatacagTAATATAGGCAATGGGATTTCTCTGAAGAAGTTATAGTTTTGAggttttatttattcaaagtAAATAATCAAAGGATTTAGGGGTGTGATTATCTGTGGAGAGTAAACTGGCAGTTAAAGTGTGGGGTTAAGTAGTCATCATCTCAATTAGTCATTGAGAAAAACAGAAAAGATGAATTTCCTTTGtttctcattctttttttttttttttctgttcgGGTGGGTGAGTAGTTCCAAGGGTGATCAAAAATTTAGAATCAGAAGTATAAATGATAACAAGTAAAAGTAGCTGCTGCTGAATATTGAATACCTTTCTGCTACAATTTAGCTCTCAAGTCTCATCAATGGTAGGAGACGTGACTTTCTAGTTTCTTTAATCACGAAAGGAAGTTCAAAATATCCCACTTCATATTAGATCAACTGTATGCAAGTAAGCATTTCCAAAAGTTTTCTTCGCCAAAAGGTAAGCGAATAGTCATGTGTTGGAAGTTTTAGTTTTATGCTGATAGTTACTACTTTTGTCATCATTGGTCTGTCCCGTTTCAAATTGTTGAGAtctctttcttttgttgggTGAAGTAGAGATATTTGCCAATTGTTAGTAGTTACTTGTTCTAATGTTATCctgttaattatttattcatgtaGGCAAAATGTTGCAGtattaattttaagtttgacATGAGAATGCACACTTACCATGTTTTTTGGTGATAGGACTGTAGTAAGTTTGGAGATAGCACAGGCCTGGATGATTTTGAGCCAGTCATATGTTCAAACATTGTAAAAACGGGTAAGCATGAAGAATATAACAGAGTAGCGATACACCTAATGAATGAAATTCCTGAGAACACAAGTTCGACGAGTCGTCTAGATACTCAAGCCGAGGAACTTTTCAGTAAACAGTCATTTCAAGACACTCGAGAAGCTAGTGAGAGGTATCATATGGACGGCTGGAAAGAGGAATCTGAAGAAGATTCTATAACCCTGAGACAGAACAATATCTTGAGGAGTTCTGAGAAGATTATCAGCAGCAACTGGGATGAAAGAGGAAAATGTGGTTCCGAATCATTTGGTCAAAGTGCAGGTCATGTAAACAACGATAAGAGTTATATCATGGGCAAGCCCATGGGTGGACAGCAAGAAACTGATCATGATTCACCTTTGTGCACAAAAGAAAACTATGAGAAGGGGGCACACACAACTAATGGAATGGTTAAAGCTGAAGTTTCTAATGTTAATTTAATTCAAGAGACTAACGAAAGTGACATAAAAAGAAACCTTCTTTACCCACAATTAACTGAAAATGTAGAATGTGAAACTCAGTCATCTCAAAATGTAGACGGAAGTATGTgccaccaaaatcaagaaaaatatttctgCTACGATTCACCACTTTTTGGTGAAACTGGATCTTGGATACCTGTATCAGTTCCTCCAATGTCGGAGAGTGAGCATGATGAGTGGAGTAGAGGCTTCTGCTCAAATGGAAGGTACCTTCCCGAAGGTGACACAGATTGGAATCAGTGCATGGGGGAAGACAAGGAGTTGACAATGTGGGATGTGGTTCTGGAAATGTTACTCGCAGCACGAGGAAAAGTGCATTCTCTTGCTTCTGGTGATATAGTAGGCAACATGGCGTGGATATCAAGCCATCTCGTTGAGCAGGCTTGGAAAGAGATGGCTCAAACCCTCACAGAAGCTAATTTTGGTAATACCCAGGAAATTCTTGAGGCAGATCCTCCTAAATGGTTGCCTGACAGTGCATCTTCCACTTGTATGTTATGTAATGTGCGGTTCCACCCTATCATGTGTAGCAGGCATCATTGTAGATTTTGTGGAGGATTGTTTTGCAATGAATGTACTAAAGGAAGGAGTTTGCTCCCTGAAAAATTTCGCACTGGGGAACCACAACGAGTATGTGATGTATGTTGTGTACGGCTTGCGTCTGTGCAACCATACCTAATGGATCAAGTAAGCCGTGCTGCTCAGTTGCCAACCCATGACCTCACTGACTTGAGCACATTGAGATCCTGGGTAAACTTCCCGTGGGGACAGTCAATGGAACACGAAATTTATAAGGCCGCTAACACTATTCGGGGATATGAAAAGGTATGACGTTCTATCtatatgttaaattttgcaTCTCTTACATATCTACACTACTGAAGCAAACACTGATATCTCACCCCACAATATGTATATCTCTCTGCTATATACTTCAGTCTGATTTGAAAGAAACCAATTGCTGCATTATTGTACTAATTACCTTCTAACATCTCACCCACCATTTGGAGTTCTACTGGTATGCATCTTATATGCAAACAATAAGCAAGCAtgatctcttttttatttaatttcttgatataTCGGCTGCCTTGAACAAAAAATTTCAGATTGGTTTATTGAGTTCTGAGAAGAAAATTCCAGAAGCTATTCTACAAAATGCAAGAGGCCTTGCCATACTTACAGTCGTGAAAGTTGGAGTGATGGTAACCTACAATGTCGGAACTGGATTGGTGATTGCACGTAGAGAAGATGGTTCGTGGTCTCCCCCTTCGGCCATTTcttctttcggtgtgggatGGGGTGCTCAGGTGAATAAATTTACTACTATATGTCTGCTAAATATAGTTAAGGATAATTCCTACCTGTATAGAGTGGTGCAGATATAGAGGATTCATATAAATTGCAACTGATTTTGGATAGAGGATAATTGCCACTTTGTCTATCTTTATTGAGAGGCATTCGCCATTGTGGgaagaaataataaatcttAGCATTGCATATGGCTCCCCATGGACGGTGGTGTCTTGATTGCCACATGTGAAATCCTTACCCAGTGACTTTTGGATGATCATGGGTAACTAGGCAATTCAGATACCATCTTGAGATGATTTGGGATGGAAAAGAGGTGCTTTGCAGTTTTTCTCTGGATTTCATACTAAGCCCTGTCCGAATCTGTTTAGAGTTGAACATCAGAGAATGACGTATGTTCAGTAGTTAGATACTAGAGAGGATTAGCAATTTGTTGAAAGTTCCAGCTTTTCTGTTCTTTCTTTAATGTAGTTTCTTCAATAAGTGTCTAATTTTGTAAGGAGGTTAATCGAAATATCATATCTTTTCAGACGAACTTGCCATCAGTAAATCATAAAacagatttttattttgtaggCTGGTGGAGAACTTACTGACTTCATTATTGTCCTGAGAACTACTGATGCTGTCAAAACTTTTGGCGGTGATGCACATTTTTCAGTTGGAGCTGGTGTGAGTGCTGCTGCGGGGATCATTGGACGAACTGCCGAAGCTGATCTTCGTGCCGGTACCGGTGGCTATGCCACTTGTTATACATACAGCTGCAGTAAAGGTATCAAGTTCACTTTGTTTATGACTCCACATATATTGTGCATGTTGTTATTTGATATGTATGTTCTGTTATTGCAAGATAGAGTTGGCATGTGTTATATATCTGCTTTCTATATCAACGCGATTGTTGATGGCCAGACAATATTCATCTAAATATATTCCACACTCTTGTCTGtggaaatttattttggaataatCAATTATGCCGAAAATTTGCTCATCAGAAAATGATCATAGAATTTTTGTTGAtgttaatttaactttaaaagagTTCAGGAAAGTTAGTGAGCCTCAAACCAATTTTCTCACTGTATTTATTATGAATACACCTTTTATTTATATCACAGGAAGTTAAGTTGATGCTTTCTCTCTAACAGCCTAGTTACATCTTATATCCATGTTTAAAGtgctatttttaatttatttttttttggtacagGTGCCTTTGTTGGGTGTTCCCTACAAGGGAGTGTTGTGACTACCCGAACACGGGAAAACTCCAGATTTTATGGTAGCCAGTCAATAAAAGCTTCAGAAATTCTCCTTGGCTCATTGCCAAATCCCCCTGCTGCAGCCGCCCTATATCGTGCACTCACTGATTTATACCAGAAGCTGTGAAGGTCATTTACGTCTTAAGTGTGTTGTACATAACGTTTGAGTTGGTAATTTGGAGCTTGATTACTGCTATTCTTTGTGAATTATGATTAAATAGATATAGTGATTTGTACAGTCTGgcagaaagaaaaaattgtaaatataaTCATGATCTTTGCTGGGAGAATATCCAAGCTCAATTGAATCTATTGGCAATTTGGCATTCAAtatggaaaaggaaaaaatggatGAAAAGAACTATGCGATTATTAATCCATTGTTCTTGATAACCCCAATTCTAGATTTGCAATTGAAAGTGTTGCTGCCACATTTCAAAAACTTGTGGGACTTGGGTACACTTTTCTGGGCAATGACAAGTTAATTGGTCTGCCTTTCTATTATCTGTAAAATCACATGATATGTATGATAGCAAGATGTAGaatatttattacattttgtGTTTCTCCTGTAGCTTATAGATTAAAAGCTGATGCTTCCATGGCCGTGTGGAACATGGATTAGCATTATGTCATTCCTACAAGTGATGGTCCATCCTGGATTGCTATGTACCGACTTAGAGATCAAATATAAAGTGTTCTTTTAGAGATCAAATATAAAGTGTTCTTTTCCACTCCTTGTGAGCCACTTATTTCTCCAAAAAAGGAGATTAAAGTGATCTTCCTCTTTTTCCCCTAGAAGTCAACAGCATTACACCATTGGggtaattaaaataaacttgaaTACATATAGCAGTGtgttcaaaaa
The Solanum stenotomum isolate F172 chromosome 12, ASM1918654v1, whole genome shotgun sequence DNA segment above includes these coding regions:
- the LOC125849374 gene encoding uncharacterized protein LOC125849374, which codes for MEPHNNSDSNFATQGQVDPSSTSYSRVSNPLLQSDCSKFGDSTGLDDFEPVICSNIVKTGKHEEYNRVAIHLMNEIPENTSSTSRLDTQAEELFSKQSFQDTREASERYHMDGWKEESEEDSITLRQNNILRSSEKIISSNWDERGKCGSESFGQSAGHVNNDKSYIMGKPMGGQQETDHDSPLCTKENYEKGAHTTNGMVKAEVSNVNLIQETNESDIKRNLLYPQLTENVECETQSSQNVDGSMCHQNQEKYFCYDSPLFGETGSWIPVSVPPMSESEHDEWSRGFCSNGRYLPEGDTDWNQCMGEDKELTMWDVVLEMLLAARGKVHSLASGDIVGNMAWISSHLVEQAWKEMAQTLTEANFGNTQEILEADPPKWLPDSASSTCMLCNVRFHPIMCSRHHCRFCGGLFCNECTKGRSLLPEKFRTGEPQRVCDVCCVRLASVQPYLMDQVSRAAQLPTHDLTDLSTLRSWVNFPWGQSMEHEIYKAANTIRGYEKIGLLSSEKKIPEAILQNARGLAILTVVKVGVMVTYNVGTGLVIARREDGSWSPPSAISSFGVGWGAQAGGELTDFIIVLRTTDAVKTFGGDAHFSVGAGVSAAAGIIGRTAEADLRAGTGGYATCYTYSCSKGAFVGCSLQGSVVTTRTRENSRFYGSQSIKASEILLGSLPNPPAAAALYRALTDLYQKL